A genome region from Candidatus Omnitrophota bacterium includes the following:
- a CDS encoding type II secretion system protein translates to MAKDPDRRKGFTLVEIMIVVAILVTLAVIAIPGFLRARVIANESSAIGSMRTISTGCESYRSMQNPPSYPPDLQTLSTETPPYIDPALGSGSKQGYNFNYTLVDPNQFTCTATPVTVNISGVRTFFVDESGVIRVNDASGIPVE, encoded by the coding sequence ATGGCGAAAGATCCGGATCGCAGAAAAGGGTTTACGCTTGTCGAGATAATGATAGTCGTGGCCATACTGGTCACGCTGGCGGTCATCGCGATACCCGGTTTCTTGAGGGCGAGGGTCATCGCGAATGAATCGTCGGCGATAGGCTCGATGAGGACGATAAGCACCGGATGCGAGAGTTACCGGAGCATGCAGAACCCACCCTCATATCCTCCGGACCTCCAGACCTTGAGCACCGAAACTCCCCCGTATATAGATCCTGCTCTGGGAAGCGGGTCGAAGCAGGGGTATAATTTCAATTACACCCTTGTGGACCCGAACCAGTTTACCTGCACGGCGACGCCCGTAACCGTCAATATATCAGGAGTCAGGACTTTTTTTGTGGATGAGTCAGGCGTGATAAGGGTAAACGACGCGTCAGGCATACCCGTCGAATAA
- a CDS encoding prepilin-type N-terminal cleavage/methylation domain-containing protein, translated as MRTLVGRKGFTLVEIMIVVAIIALLAAIAIPNLLRARLNANEAAAISSLRTISTACESFRAAQSPVSYPANLAALGAANPPYIDATLAGGTKQGYTFTYALVNVNQYTCTGAPVTANVTGTRTFFVDESGVIRLTNAAGNPIE; from the coding sequence ATGAGAACGCTAGTAGGAAGAAAAGGTTTTACGCTCGTTGAGATCATGATCGTAGTTGCCATTATAGCTCTTTTAGCAGCCATAGCGATACCCAACTTACTACGTGCTAGACTCAACGCCAACGAAGCAGCAGCTATAAGTTCACTCCGTACGATAAGTACGGCATGTGAAAGTTTCAGAGCCGCCCAGAGCCCGGTGTCTTATCCGGCTAACCTGGCAGCTTTAGGCGCTGCTAATCCCCCGTACATCGATGCGACATTGGCCGGTGGTACAAAGCAGGGATATACGTTTACCTATGCATTAGTGAACGTGAACCAGTATACCTGCACGGGCGCGCCTGTAACGGCGAACGTTACCGGTACGAGGACATTCTTTGTTGACGAGTCGGGCGTAATAAGATTGACGAACGCCGCGGGCAACCCGATCGAATAA
- a CDS encoding type II secretion system F family protein gives MPQFKYVAKDKDGRTVSGSMEAPSSIALVDTLRQKEYVIISLGEAKEAARGQAFGGAKIKLDDLVVFSRQLATMVDAGIPLVGALDALQEQMESKGFKNVVKKVRDNVEGGLSLSEALGKQPNVFSPFFINMVRAGESSGNLDEILDRVAIYMEKTIALIRKVKSSLIYPAVVVTMAILITTFLIVKVVPTFESIFATIGVTLPLPTLILIKISHIVRSYLLFVIIGLVIGSITLSQVVKTDKGKLAFDTFLLKIPVIGPLLRKVAIARFARTLSTLQKSGVSILTALEIVGKTSGNRVIEAAVLKTKMSIKEGESIAQPLTASKVFPPMVTRMISVGEQTGKLEEMLGKVADFYESEVDAAVSGLTSLIEPLIIAFLGIVVGGIVVSMFLPIVKLIQVVGR, from the coding sequence GTGCCACAATTTAAATATGTCGCTAAGGATAAGGACGGCAGGACCGTATCCGGTTCCATGGAAGCGCCCAGCAGCATCGCCCTGGTAGATACGCTCAGGCAGAAAGAATATGTGATAATCTCGTTGGGCGAGGCGAAGGAAGCGGCCAGGGGCCAGGCCTTCGGCGGCGCTAAGATAAAGCTCGACGACCTGGTCGTCTTCTCCAGGCAGCTAGCTACCATGGTGGACGCGGGCATACCGCTCGTCGGAGCCCTTGACGCGCTCCAGGAGCAGATGGAGAGCAAGGGTTTCAAGAACGTCGTTAAGAAGGTCCGCGATAACGTCGAGGGCGGGTTGAGCCTATCCGAAGCGCTGGGCAAACAGCCGAACGTATTCTCTCCTTTTTTCATAAACATGGTCAGGGCAGGCGAATCGAGCGGAAACCTGGATGAGATACTCGACAGGGTCGCCATCTATATGGAAAAGACGATCGCCCTGATAAGGAAAGTGAAATCGAGCCTTATTTATCCGGCGGTCGTAGTCACGATGGCGATCCTTATCACGACTTTCTTGATAGTCAAAGTCGTCCCGACATTCGAGAGCATATTCGCCACCATCGGCGTAACGTTGCCCCTGCCGACGCTTATACTGATAAAGATATCACATATCGTGAGGAGCTACCTGCTTTTCGTGATCATAGGGCTGGTGATAGGGTCCATAACGCTTTCGCAGGTGGTCAAGACCGATAAAGGAAAGCTTGCCTTCGATACCTTTCTATTGAAGATACCGGTCATCGGGCCGTTATTAAGGAAGGTAGCCATCGCGAGGTTCGCGCGCACGCTTTCGACGTTACAGAAGAGCGGCGTCTCGATATTGACGGCGCTTGAAATAGTAGGGAAGACCTCGGGTAACAGGGTAATAGAAGCGGCGGTCCTGAAGACCAAGATGAGCATCAAGGAAGGCGAGTCGATAGCGCAGCCGCTCACGGCAAGCAAAGTTTTCCCGCCTATGGTAACGAGGATGATCTCGGTCGGAGAACAGACCGGCAAACTCGAGGAGATGCTCGGGAAGGTCGCCGATTTTTACGAGAGCGAAGTCGACGCCGCAGTATCCGGGTTGACGAGCCTCATAGAGCCGCTGATAATCGCTTTCCTCGGGATCGTGGTAGGCGGAATCGTCGTGTCGATGTTCCTGCCGATAGTGAAGTTGATCCAGGTCGTCGGAAGATAG